The proteins below come from a single Rosa rugosa chromosome 2, drRosRugo1.1, whole genome shotgun sequence genomic window:
- the LOC133733457 gene encoding transcription factor MYB102-like produces the protein MGRAPCCDKNGLKKGPWTPEEDQKLVDYIQKHGYGNWRTLPKNAGLQRCGKSCRLRWTNYLRPDIKRGRFSFEEEETIVQLHSILGNKWSAIAARLPGRTDNEIKNYWNTHIRKRLLRMGIDPVTHSPRLDLLDFSSILYNSSHHHPQVNFSRLLGMQQMGLNPELLRLATSLLSSQRERNSNFFIQNDQQQQLCSPQNDQIPVQLVQSSQLQEPFQENVPVCATLNTGDIPFPHEVQPPTITDFSSQNCQISEWQSNGEAPSNFTENQYVQLPSLTYYDGSSDHQIVSDVSPETSNLYSYNSNNQNFNFTSVFSTPCSSPTPLNSNSTTYFNSGTEDERESYCSNMLKFDIPNILDDFIHV, from the exons ATGGGAAGAGCACCGTGTTGTGACAAAAACGGCCTGAAAAAAGGTCCATGGACGCCGGAGGAAGATCAGAAGCTCGTTGATTATATCCAGAAACACGGTTATGGCAACTGGAGGACGCTTCCAAAGAATGCAG GACTGCAAAGATGTGGAAAGAGCTGCCGTCTCCGGTGGACCAACTATCTGCGGCCTGATATCAAACGAGGAAGATTTTCTTTTGAAGAGGAGGAGACAATTGTTCAACTGCATAGCATTTTGGGCAACAA GTGGTCTGCTATTGCTGCTCGTTTGCCTGGAAGAACCGACAATGAAATCAAGAACTACTGGAACACCCACATTAGGAAGAGGCTTCTCCGAATGGGAATCGATCCGGTTACTCACAGTCCTCGGCTTGATCTGCTTGACTTCTCTTCCATTCTATACAACTCTTCTCATCATCACCCTCAAGTAAACTTTTCAAGGTTGCTTGGGATGCAACAAATGGGACTCAACCCTGAGCTACTAAGGCTAGCCACTTCTCTCCTATCATCTCAGAGAGAAAGAAATTCAAACTTCTTCATTCAAAATgaccagcagcagcagctttgCAGTCCCCAAAATGATCAAATCCCAGTACAGCTAGTCCAATCTAGCCAGCTCCAAGAACCCTTTCAAGAAAACGTTCCAGTTTGCGCCACATTGAACACCGGTGATATTCCATTTCCTCATGAAGTACAACCACCAACCATTACTGATTTCAGTTCCCAAAATTGCCAAATAAGTGAGTGGCAAAGTAATGGCGAGGCCCCTTCAAATTTTACTGAAAACCAATATGTTCAATTACCAAGCTTGACATATTATGATGGGTCGTCGGATCACCAGATCGTTAGCGATGTTTCACCCGAAACTTCGAATTTGTACTCCTACAACAGCAACAACCAGAATTTCAACTTCACTTCGGTGTTTTCAACGCCTTGCTCAAGCCCAACGCCTTTGAACTCAAACTCGACTACATACTTCAACAGCGGCACAGAGGATGAACGTGAGAGCTACTGTAGCAACATGTTGAAGTTTGACATCCCAAACATTTTGGATGATTTCATTCATGTGTAA
- the LOC133733456 gene encoding LOW QUALITY PROTEIN: putative PAP-specific phosphatase, mitochondrial (The sequence of the model RefSeq protein was modified relative to this genomic sequence to represent the inferred CDS: deleted 1 base in 1 codon; substituted 1 base at 1 genomic stop codon), with protein MILAHSSRHFSTVRFTLPTSSSPAPPRTGILTSFPRRSHFKCSSALPFAADTAKHYRELEAAIAVVETASNLCVEVQTALASSAGGVLEKNDQTPVTVADFSVQALISLELGRRFPSIPLVAEEDSASVRENNLVEPVVSAVVDKAGAGETPLTAEDVLEAIDRGGPEAFRFGAQPATYWLLDPIDGTRGFVMGNKALFVVGLALVVDGEIVLGVMGCPHWQESNKCINGVQEEKSIPSETGLLMVSHIGCGTWTRSLSSVXMARRTPKIPYSWTRCFVDGCSVVAQARFCIIESEPWEALPPSAFFTSTTNADSVGEGQVLVLKPCCGSLCKYLLVASGRGSVFIQRQKEKVIKAWDHAVGIICVLEAGGRATDWKGNQVDLAADEAGRRSIYPQDGFLVSNGKLHNQLLELISSTSSTVLR; from the exons ATGATTCTCGCCCACTCCTCCCGCCATTTCTCCACCGTCCGATTCACCCTCCCCACCTCATCTTCCCCTGCGCCTCCCCGCACCGGAATCCTCACCTCTTTCCCCCGCCGCTCCCATTTCAAATGCAGCTCCGCCCTCCCCTTCGCCGCCGACACCGCCAAGCACTACAGAGAACTCGAAGCCGCCATCGCCGTCGTCGAAACCGCCTCCAACCTCTGCGTCGAGGTCCAAACGGCGTTGGCGTCGAGCGCCGGCGGGGTTCTCGAGAAGAACGACCAGACTCCGGTCACCGTCGCCGATTTCAGCGTCCAGGCACTGATCAGTTTAG AGCTGGGGAGACGATTCCCGTCGATTCCGTTGGTGGCGGAGGAGGACTCGGCGTCGGTGAGGGAGAATAATCTGGTGGAGCCGGTGGTGAGTGCGGTGGTTGATAAGGCCGGCGCCGGGGAGACGCCGTTGACGGCGGAGGATGTGTTGGAGGCGATTGATAGAGGCGGACCGGAGGCTTTTAGATTCGGAGCTCAGCCGGCGACGTATTGG TTACTGGATCCAATTGATGGCACAAGAGGATTTGTGATGGGGAACAAGGCGTTGTTTGTG GTAGGTTTGGCTCTTGTAGTTGACGGGGAGATTGTATTAGGTGTCATGGGCTGCCCGCACTGGCAGGAATCGAACAAATGTATCAATGGAGTCCAGGAAGAGAAGAGCATTCCATCTGAAACAGGGCTTCTTATGGTCTCTCATATTGGTTGTGGCACGTGGACAAGAAGTTTATCATCTGTG TAAATGGCACGCCGCACGCCAAAGATTCCTTATTCTTGGACCCGTTGCTTTGTTGATGGCTGTTCTGTGGTGGCTCAGGCACGCTTTTGTATCATAGAGAGTGAACCATGGGAGGCATTGCCACCGTCAGCTTTCTTTACCTCAACAACTAATGCTGATAGTGTTGGTGAGGGTCAAGTTCTCGTTTTGAAACCTTGTTGTGGAAG TTTATGCAAGTATTTATTGGTGGCTTCAGGTAGGGGTTCTGTTTTCATTCAGCGACAGAAAGAAAAAGTTATTAAG GCTTGGGATCACGCTGTTGGTATTATATGTGTGCTTGAAGCAGGGGGAAGG GCAACTGACTGGAAAGGGAATCAAGTTGATCTTGCAGCAGATGAAGCCGGACGGAGGAGTATATACCCTCAAGATGGTTTCCTTGTGAGTAATGGCAAGTTACATAACCAGCTTCTGGAACTGATATCTTCCACTTCATCAACAGTTTTACGCTAG